One part of the Marispirochaeta sp. genome encodes these proteins:
- a CDS encoding DUF2786 domain-containing protein, with amino-acid sequence MNDQQLKTKKLFEKIKKLFALAGSPNESESAAALLKATELLAKHKLTIDEIKDESALVIENVLEVVVEIKPWEEELLSCITNTTFTEILVLHIDGNKHLKLIGREANIITAKFLYEYLHDIIMKKGNLYYECIDDIESFRLGMIESIKNKLKQRLLHERPIETMKYQIAVVKKGCKAENMNYIKREYGKTHMRDNWYGIDENSYGLGKSIGKKISIHSQLPAK; translated from the coding sequence ATGAATGATCAGCAACTAAAAACAAAAAAACTTTTTGAAAAAATTAAGAAACTCTTTGCGCTTGCAGGATCACCTAATGAATCGGAATCTGCTGCAGCGCTGCTAAAAGCAACAGAATTACTGGCAAAGCATAAACTGACGATAGACGAGATAAAAGATGAATCTGCACTGGTAATAGAGAATGTACTCGAAGTTGTAGTTGAGATAAAGCCATGGGAGGAAGAACTGTTATCCTGTATAACAAATACAACTTTCACGGAAATATTAGTGTTGCATATTGATGGAAATAAACATTTGAAACTTATTGGACGTGAGGCAAATATAATAACCGCAAAATTTCTCTATGAATATCTACATGATATAATTATGAAGAAAGGAAATCTATACTATGAGTGTATTGATGATATTGAAAGCTTCAGGCTAGGGATGATAGAGAGTATAAAAAATAAACTGAAGCAGCGATTGTTACACGAAAGACCGATCGAAACTATGAAATATCAAATTGCAGTTGTCAAGAAGGGATGCAAAGCAGAAAATATGAATTACATAAAAAGAGAATATGGTAAAACTCATATGCGTGATAATTGGTATGGAATTGATGAAAATAGTTATGGATTAGGTAAATCAATTGGGAAAAAGATATCGATTCACAGTCAGTTGCCCGCAAAATGA
- a CDS encoding IS110 family transposase, which translates to MNTVTHIGIDVHKDTYSLCSFNFSAQKSFGQTRIASKSSLVIKYVRKLQKEHPECTVLCGYEAGPTGYGLYRDLAKADIPCVIMAPTTLPKAPGNHIKTDRIDAEELARHLAWGTYSAVHIPTPQDEAVKNYTRLRNTRKKALGRAKQNLLSFLLRHGRCFTEGKNSWTIAHYTWLKGQLFHDEVDQETFTEYLQEVHDQQEKVDRYNQRIEELAALDAYRDRVSRLRCFRGIETHTALSFISEIGDFSRFANPQQFSSFLGLVPKENSSGQRERRGSITKAGNERLRLLLIEGAKSTLRSNIYGKKSKRLLARQKGNDPDVIAYADRANRRLHRVYNNLVARGVHHNKATVAVARELSCFIWGMMNNRIN; encoded by the coding sequence ATGAATACTGTAACGCACATTGGAATCGATGTCCACAAAGATACTTACTCGCTGTGTTCATTCAACTTTTCAGCCCAGAAGAGTTTCGGGCAAACCAGAATCGCCAGCAAGAGCTCTCTGGTGATCAAATATGTACGAAAACTACAAAAGGAACATCCTGAGTGTACAGTACTCTGCGGTTATGAAGCAGGTCCAACCGGATACGGACTCTACCGGGATTTGGCGAAAGCAGATATCCCCTGTGTGATTATGGCCCCGACTACGTTGCCGAAAGCACCAGGCAATCACATAAAAACAGACAGGATAGATGCTGAAGAACTGGCCAGACACCTGGCGTGGGGGACCTACAGTGCCGTGCATATACCGACGCCACAAGATGAAGCGGTAAAAAATTATACACGGCTGAGAAATACCCGGAAAAAGGCTCTAGGACGAGCAAAACAGAACCTGTTGTCCTTTCTACTGCGTCATGGACGATGTTTCACCGAGGGAAAAAATTCTTGGACAATTGCCCACTATACATGGCTGAAGGGGCAACTGTTTCATGATGAGGTCGACCAGGAAACGTTTACTGAATATCTGCAGGAAGTACACGACCAACAGGAAAAGGTAGACCGCTATAATCAGCGGATCGAAGAGTTGGCCGCCTTGGATGCCTACCGAGACCGGGTATCGAGACTTCGCTGTTTCAGGGGAATAGAGACGCATACGGCATTATCGTTTATTTCAGAGATTGGGGACTTCTCCCGGTTTGCAAACCCACAGCAGTTCTCCTCGTTTCTGGGCCTGGTTCCCAAGGAGAACTCCAGTGGTCAGAGAGAACGGCGAGGGAGTATCACAAAGGCCGGGAATGAACGTTTACGGCTCCTGCTTATCGAAGGAGCCAAATCAACCCTGCGAAGCAATATCTATGGAAAGAAATCAAAGCGTCTCCTGGCGAGACAGAAAGGAAATGATCCGGATGTCATTGCGTATGCTGACAGGGCTAACAGGAGATTGCACAGAGTGTACAATAATCTTGTTGCTCGCGGTGTGCATCACAACAAGGCGACCGTCGCTGTTGCCAGAGAGTTATCCTGCTTCATCTGGGGGATGATGAACAATAGAATCAACTAA
- a CDS encoding SGNH/GDSL hydrolase family protein, producing the protein MKKSKFIYLGIIFLITFIIIFLFSDISPNKKNDPLKILFIGNSYTFNNELPILVKEMKKEKNWNLSIEIKAFTPGGAKLKDHLNSPFTLETIRNGNWDIIVIQGHSLEPLMNPIGFNNAATDLLKITKESGAVVYLFETWSRAKDNSIYNEAWSGRNPESMQKKLSMKYNEIAQNSNVTVIPIGSIWQKIMTENKEIELYSMDGSHPSQIGSYLTACIIYKYIFNEDPMKLNYIPSGVKESEAKILRQYATTFGSTTVKNDL; encoded by the coding sequence TTGAAGAAATCAAAATTTATATATTTAGGAATTATATTTCTTATTACATTCATTATCATATTTCTTTTCTCGGACATTTCCCCCAATAAAAAAAATGATCCTTTGAAAATCTTGTTTATTGGAAATAGCTACACGTTCAATAATGAACTCCCCATACTTGTTAAAGAAATGAAAAAAGAAAAAAATTGGAATCTATCTATTGAAATTAAAGCATTTACGCCAGGTGGAGCAAAACTCAAGGATCATCTTAATTCTCCTTTTACATTAGAGACCATACGAAATGGGAACTGGGATATTATTGTGATTCAAGGCCATAGCCTTGAACCACTAATGAATCCTATTGGTTTTAATAACGCTGCTACAGATCTCTTAAAAATTACAAAAGAATCTGGTGCTGTTGTTTATCTATTCGAAACATGGTCTCGAGCTAAGGATAATTCAATTTATAATGAAGCATGGTCAGGCCGAAATCCGGAATCTATGCAAAAAAAATTAAGTATGAAATATAATGAAATTGCACAAAACTCAAATGTAACAGTAATTCCTATCGGATCCATTTGGCAAAAAATTATGACAGAGAACAAAGAAATCGAGTTGTATTCTATGGATGGATCTCATCCGTCACAAATTGGCTCTTATCTTACAGCTTGTATAATATACAAATATATTTTTAATGAAGACCCCATGAAATTAAATTATATTCCCTCAGGAGTAAAGGAATCAGAAGCTAAGATATTACGACAATATGCTACAACATTTGGAAGCACTACAGTTAAAAATGATCTTTGA
- a CDS encoding site-specific integrase, with protein MTKENHDWYAKMVRTLRINGKSSRTQQAYTRAVRQLTAHCRKNPEAISEQELEDYFLFRRNESQWAPKTLNLSYCAVRFYYLHVCHREWKLLSILKAQKEERLPHIPSRETIHHIFSCVTTFHNFVFFATVYSCGLRLQEALHIQPADIDGQRMILHVHRGKGSKDRYVPIPSETLVLLRRYWKTHRNRQLIFPALGRGHTGGATATTPMNRASVQGALARAVKKAGISHHISIHTVCCSLNFPGFTVSNSRMLP; from the coding sequence ATGACAAAAGAAAACCACGATTGGTACGCAAAAATGGTCCGCACGCTCCGGATCAACGGCAAGAGCAGCAGAACACAACAGGCCTACACGCGAGCTGTCCGGCAACTGACCGCTCACTGCCGGAAAAACCCTGAAGCGATCAGCGAACAGGAACTGGAAGATTACTTCCTCTTTCGCAGGAATGAGAGTCAGTGGGCCCCCAAGACCCTCAATCTCTCGTATTGCGCTGTCAGGTTCTACTATCTCCACGTGTGTCACCGCGAATGGAAACTCCTTTCCATCCTCAAAGCTCAAAAAGAGGAGCGTCTGCCGCACATCCCGTCCAGAGAGACGATCCATCACATCTTCTCCTGCGTCACCACCTTCCACAACTTTGTTTTCTTCGCCACCGTCTACTCCTGCGGGCTTCGCCTGCAGGAAGCATTACACATCCAACCGGCCGACATTGATGGTCAGCGCATGATTCTGCATGTCCATCGCGGCAAAGGTTCAAAGGACCGCTACGTTCCTATCCCCTCAGAAACCCTGGTCCTGCTCAGGCGGTATTGGAAAACCCATCGCAACCGGCAGCTCATCTTTCCTGCCCTGGGGAGGGGACATACCGGAGGAGCAACCGCAACAACCCCGATGAATCGGGCCAGTGTGCAAGGGGCGCTCGCCCGCGCAGTGAAAAAAGCCGGAATCTCACACCATATCTCCATCCATACTGTTTGTTGTAGCCTGAATTTCCCTGGTTTTACCGTTTCGAATTCCCGGATGTTACCGTGA
- the istA gene encoding IS21 family transposase: MPQIQDIRDMARDRSVASISRSLSVDEKTVRKYLNQDNFSPRPPERTPRKSRLDAHKNLIDQWLHQDETRWYKQRHTGKRIYERLREESPGFDCSYNVVQRYVKEVRGAKQEQRANQELVWHPGETQADFGEADFIERGEKIRKKYLTLSFPQSNNSFTQVFGGENAECVCQGLKDIFTYIGGVPHIIVFDNATGVGRRVGEVIREAKLFQRFRAHYGFSVRFCNPYAGYEKGNVENKIGYTRRNMFVPEPVFDNVEAFNCDLLDRHVTKAEEFHYKKLLPIKQLYRADEQALMPLPGKPFDVCRYEYVKTDGYGKIHIDARHHYSTRPEYAGWDVLVGIRAHTIDILDGDKQLVVQHSRQYGATRSDTVDYRTTLAMLLKNAGAWPNSGIRELVPPLLKDVMDAQPRDELRETLRTLHVLTNRYSFETALEALEEGMRINRATFCDAAVLAARITEYGLDTAAEHGPDLNVYDAFLTGVAVVR; this comes from the coding sequence ATGCCCCAGATACAAGATATCAGAGATATGGCTCGTGATCGATCAGTAGCCAGTATCTCCCGAAGTTTGTCCGTTGATGAGAAGACGGTCAGAAAATATTTGAACCAGGACAATTTTTCTCCACGGCCGCCTGAACGGACGCCTCGGAAATCACGCCTTGATGCCCACAAGAACCTGATTGACCAGTGGCTTCATCAAGATGAGACGCGGTGGTATAAACAGCGCCATACCGGGAAGAGAATTTATGAACGCCTTCGTGAAGAGTCGCCTGGGTTCGACTGTTCCTACAACGTTGTGCAGCGGTACGTGAAAGAGGTGCGTGGCGCGAAGCAGGAACAGCGGGCGAACCAGGAGCTGGTATGGCATCCTGGAGAGACTCAGGCCGATTTCGGTGAGGCGGATTTCATCGAACGGGGAGAGAAGATCAGAAAGAAATATCTGACTCTCTCCTTTCCTCAGAGCAACAACAGCTTTACCCAGGTGTTCGGCGGGGAGAACGCTGAGTGCGTATGCCAGGGGCTTAAGGATATCTTCACCTACATCGGCGGCGTTCCACACATCATCGTGTTCGACAATGCCACCGGCGTGGGGCGGCGAGTCGGTGAAGTGATCCGGGAAGCAAAGCTCTTTCAGCGGTTTCGGGCACACTACGGATTCTCTGTTCGATTCTGCAATCCTTACGCGGGGTACGAGAAGGGAAATGTCGAGAACAAAATCGGTTACACCCGCCGGAATATGTTCGTGCCTGAACCCGTGTTTGATAATGTCGAGGCGTTCAATTGTGATCTGTTGGACCGCCATGTGACGAAGGCCGAGGAGTTCCACTACAAGAAACTGTTGCCGATCAAGCAGCTGTATCGCGCCGATGAGCAGGCGTTGATGCCGCTTCCGGGAAAACCGTTTGATGTATGCCGGTACGAGTATGTGAAGACCGACGGCTACGGCAAGATCCACATCGATGCGCGGCACCATTATTCGACCCGTCCGGAATACGCCGGCTGGGACGTCCTGGTTGGTATTCGGGCGCACACGATCGATATCCTGGATGGAGACAAGCAGCTGGTGGTACAACACTCCCGACAGTACGGGGCAACCCGCAGCGACACGGTAGATTATCGCACCACCCTGGCGATGCTGCTCAAGAACGCCGGGGCGTGGCCCAACAGCGGCATCAGGGAGCTGGTCCCACCGCTTCTCAAGGATGTGATGGACGCTCAGCCGCGTGATGAGCTCCGGGAGACATTACGCACATTACATGTGCTCACCAACCGCTACAGCTTCGAAACGGCGCTGGAAGCCCTTGAGGAAGGCATGCGGATCAACCGGGCCACCTTCTGCGATGCCGCCGTTCTGGCGGCGAGGATCACCGAATACGGGTTGGATACCGCAGCGGAACACGGACCGGATCTGAACGTATATGATGCATTCCTAACCGGTGTGGCGGTGGTGAGATGA
- the istB gene encoding IS21-like element helper ATPase IstB, whose product MIATPRDRERTRQEIAGYSRALMLSTGVTELCATEATPKQEEFLHRVLSEEMARRDRNRKTRLLSRAGFPVLKSFTDYDFSGIRFPPALSQEELLSCRFIAEKKNLVLYGGVGTGKTHMSLALGIMACEMSLKVRFYTVTELVLNLSDAYRTGTMERLVRDLKQLDLLILDEWGYVPVDREGSQLLFRIVADSYESKSLILTTNLEFSKWGGVFTDEQMAAAMIDRLVHHGHLLMFESKSYRMTHTLMRHTAVTETTERMETP is encoded by the coding sequence ATGATCGCCACTCCCCGGGACCGTGAACGAACACGACAGGAAATTGCCGGCTACAGCCGGGCCCTGATGCTTTCTACCGGCGTTACTGAACTCTGTGCGACCGAGGCCACGCCCAAACAGGAAGAGTTTCTCCATCGTGTGTTGAGCGAAGAGATGGCGCGGCGAGATCGCAACCGAAAGACGCGGCTTCTTTCGCGAGCGGGATTTCCGGTGCTCAAGAGTTTCACCGACTATGACTTTTCCGGCATTCGCTTCCCGCCGGCGTTGAGTCAGGAGGAACTGCTTAGTTGCCGGTTCATCGCCGAAAAGAAGAATCTGGTCCTCTACGGTGGAGTGGGTACCGGTAAAACCCACATGAGTCTCGCCCTCGGAATCATGGCCTGTGAGATGAGCTTGAAGGTTCGCTTCTACACAGTGACCGAACTGGTGCTCAACCTCTCCGACGCCTACCGCACCGGAACGATGGAACGACTGGTTCGTGATCTGAAACAACTGGATCTCTTGATCCTCGACGAATGGGGATACGTACCGGTAGACCGGGAAGGCTCACAGCTGTTGTTTCGCATTGTCGCCGATAGCTACGAAAGCAAGAGCCTGATCCTTACCACCAACCTGGAGTTTTCCAAATGGGGGGGCGTGTTCACCGACGAGCAGATGGCCGCAGCGATGATCGACCGACTGGTACATCACGGGCACCTGTTGATGTTCGAATCAAAAAGCTACCGGATGACCCACACACTGATGCGCCACACCGCCGTTACCGAGACGACGGAAAGAATGGAAACCCCATGA